From the genome of Cytobacillus firmus, one region includes:
- a CDS encoding RluA family pseudouridine synthase — protein sequence MARFELQWKITAREAGLLIREFLKDNHISKTALTDIKFDGGFIQVNGQEVNVRYLLREGDVLQVGFPEEVPSEGMKGEDLPLNILYEDDYLLVVNKPAGVNSIPSREHPTGSLANRLIGYYQRIGLKSAAHIVTRLDRDTSGLVLIAKHRHVHHLFSEQQRSRKIHRMYQAFAEGSICPDAGTIEQPIARKKDSIIEREVSEEGQYACTHYQVIGRHKEFTHVKLKLETGRTHQIRVHLAWLGFPLAGDELYGGTRRFIRRQALHCCSLSFEHPFLHKPLIFDQPLPEDMNCLLSQSNGQ from the coding sequence ATGGCACGTTTTGAATTACAATGGAAAATTACTGCCCGGGAGGCGGGCTTATTAATCAGGGAGTTTTTAAAAGACAATCATATTTCCAAAACTGCACTGACAGATATAAAATTTGACGGCGGCTTTATTCAGGTGAATGGTCAGGAAGTAAATGTCCGTTATTTGTTAAGAGAAGGTGATGTTCTTCAGGTTGGATTCCCTGAAGAAGTTCCAAGTGAAGGCATGAAGGGGGAAGACTTGCCCCTGAATATTCTTTATGAAGATGATTATCTTCTTGTAGTAAACAAGCCCGCAGGTGTGAATTCCATTCCTTCTAGAGAACATCCTACCGGAAGTCTGGCTAATCGGCTGATTGGATATTATCAGCGAATCGGCTTAAAGTCTGCTGCCCATATTGTGACACGACTGGATAGAGATACATCTGGCCTGGTTCTGATTGCTAAACACAGGCATGTACATCATTTGTTCAGTGAACAGCAGCGCTCACGAAAAATCCATCGCATGTATCAAGCCTTTGCTGAAGGCTCAATCTGCCCGGATGCAGGAACAATAGAACAGCCGATTGCGCGAAAGAAAGACAGTATAATTGAGCGGGAAGTCAGTGAGGAAGGCCAATATGCATGTACACATTATCAGGTCATCGGCCGGCATAAAGAATTTACACACGTAAAACTGAAACTTGAAACTGGCAGAACTCATCAGATAAGAGTTCATTTGGCATGGCTTGGTTTTCCTCTTGCAGGTGACGAATTATACGGGGGCACAAGGCGGTTCATCAGGCGGCAGGCGCTGCACTGCTGCAGCCTTTCCTTCGAACATCCATTCCTGCACAAACCCCTTATATTTGATCAACCGCTTCCGGAAGACATGAATTGTCTTTTGTCGCAGTCTAACGGGCAGTAA
- the prpE gene encoding bis(5'-nucleosyl)-tetraphosphatase PrpE yields the protein MRLDIIGDIHGCFAEFKELTFKLDYIWEKGFPVHPSDRKLAFVGDLTDRGPDSLAVIEAVYNLAANNLGYYVPGNHCNKLYRFFLGNKVQITHGLETTVAEYEQLSPKAQDEVRHKFMELYENAPLYHVIDNNKLVIAHAGIKESYIGKHSSKVKTFVLYGDITGEKNPDGTPVRRDWAREYKGEAVIVYGHTPLKEVRRINNTYNIDTGAVFGNKLTALRYPEMQLLSVQSRMPYVEEKFRKM from the coding sequence ATGAGACTAGATATTATTGGTGATATTCACGGCTGCTTTGCTGAATTTAAGGAGCTGACTTTTAAACTGGACTATATCTGGGAAAAGGGATTTCCTGTACATCCAAGCGACAGAAAACTGGCCTTTGTGGGAGACTTAACTGACAGAGGCCCAGATTCACTTGCAGTCATTGAAGCAGTATATAACCTTGCAGCAAACAACTTGGGATACTATGTCCCGGGCAACCATTGCAATAAACTCTACCGCTTCTTTTTAGGGAATAAAGTGCAAATTACACATGGACTTGAAACAACAGTCGCTGAATATGAGCAGCTGTCTCCCAAAGCACAGGATGAGGTAAGACATAAATTTATGGAGTTATATGAAAACGCACCTCTATATCATGTAATCGATAATAACAAACTGGTTATCGCACATGCTGGAATTAAGGAAAGCTATATTGGGAAGCATTCTTCAAAAGTAAAAACTTTTGTTCTGTATGGTGATATTACAGGAGAAAAAAATCCGGACGGCACACCTGTAAGACGTGATTGGGCAAGAGAGTATAAGGGCGAAGCTGTAATCGTCTATGGCCATACTCCCTTAAAGGAAGTGAGGAGAATTAATAACACCTATAATATTGATACAGGCGCTGTTTTTGGCAATAAGTTAACCGCGCTTAGATATCCGGAAATGCAATTGCTATCTGTCCAATCCCGCATGCCTTATGTTGAAGAGAAATTCAGGAAGATGTAA
- the mgtE gene encoding magnesium transporter: protein MEDHAEERSGSQINASLLIQSLQNEEIDIFRNEFLDMHPYDQASFFKDLDEDIRAKIYLYLSPEEMAALFENLEIEEEDYKDVLAEMNPHYAADMLSEMYADDAVDVLNELDKDQVVSYLTIMDDESAKEIKDLLHYEEYTAGSIMTTEFVSLSANQTVRSAMYILKNEAPRAETIYYVYVVNDEKKLIGVISLRDLIVSDDDTMISEITNDRVVSVSVGEDQEEVARKIKDYNFLAVPVVDFQNHLLGIITVDDVMDVMEEEASDDYSKLAAVSDMDHIDRNPVSAARKRLPWLIILLFLGMLTASLIGRFENTLDKVAILAVFIPLIAGMAGNTGTQALAVAVRGIATGDLEKENKWKLVIREAGTGLINGGICGILVTFIVYFWKGNFFLGVLVGVSILFTLIVATLAGALIPLLMHRMKIDPAVASGPFITTINDLISILIYFGMATLFMSYLTG from the coding sequence ATGGAAGATCATGCAGAGGAAAGATCAGGATCTCAAATCAATGCCAGTCTTTTAATCCAATCTTTACAAAATGAAGAAATTGATATCTTTAGAAATGAATTTCTTGATATGCACCCATATGATCAGGCTTCATTTTTTAAAGATCTGGATGAGGACATCCGTGCAAAAATTTATCTTTATCTATCTCCAGAAGAAATGGCGGCTCTTTTTGAAAACCTGGAGATTGAGGAAGAAGATTATAAAGACGTTCTTGCCGAGATGAATCCCCACTATGCAGCAGATATGCTTTCAGAAATGTATGCCGATGATGCGGTTGATGTTTTAAATGAACTTGATAAAGACCAGGTTGTCAGCTATTTAACAATTATGGATGATGAATCGGCAAAAGAAATTAAGGATTTGCTTCATTACGAAGAATATACAGCAGGAAGTATTATGACAACTGAATTTGTCTCTCTGTCAGCCAATCAGACGGTTCGTTCTGCTATGTATATCTTAAAGAATGAAGCGCCAAGGGCTGAAACCATTTATTATGTGTACGTTGTAAATGACGAAAAGAAGCTTATTGGCGTCATTTCATTAAGGGATTTAATAGTAAGTGACGATGACACGATGATTTCAGAAATCACCAATGACAGAGTAGTTTCCGTATCTGTGGGTGAAGATCAGGAAGAAGTCGCAAGAAAAATTAAGGACTATAACTTCCTGGCTGTTCCGGTTGTCGATTTTCAAAATCACTTGCTGGGTATTATTACAGTTGATGATGTTATGGATGTCATGGAAGAAGAAGCATCTGATGATTACTCCAAATTAGCTGCTGTATCAGATATGGATCATATTGACCGGAATCCAGTTTCTGCTGCGCGTAAACGGCTTCCATGGCTTATCATCCTGCTGTTTTTGGGTATGTTAACTGCAAGCCTTATCGGAAGGTTTGAGAACACATTGGATAAGGTGGCCATACTGGCTGTTTTCATTCCTCTTATTGCAGGGATGGCCGGAAATACCGGGACTCAGGCATTGGCCGTTGCTGTCCGGGGAATTGCTACTGGAGACCTTGAGAAAGAAAACAAATGGAAATTGGTGATAAGGGAAGCAGGGACCGGCTTAATAAATGGAGGTATTTGCGGTATTCTTGTTACTTTCATTGTTTATTTCTGGAAAGGAAATTTCTTTCTGGGTGTTTTAGTTGGCGTCTCAATATTGTTTACATTGATCGTTGCCACCCTTGCAGGTGCACTGATCCCTTTACTGATGCACAGGATGAAAATTGACCCGGCAGTGGCGTCAGGTCCATTTATTACAACCATTAATGATCTGATCAGTATTTTAATTTATTTTGGAATGGCGACATTATTTATGAGTTATTTAACAGGTTAA
- a CDS encoding monovalent cation:proton antiporter family protein, whose protein sequence is MEHGASVASLVIVILAAFITPIILHRLKVNFIPVVVAEILIGLIIGKSGFDIVHEDMWLETLSTLGFIFLMFLSGLEIDFTAFSSSKKREKLPSGKLEPNSFAVSSIVFIGIFFVSLGLSYVFVWAGFIDNAFLMTLIISTISLGVVVPTLKEAHLMKTGIGQIILLIAVIADLATMILLAVFVSLNDKGGGNTWLLLILFGVGVLLYFLGRRFKNLNFLEAMSTGTVQIGTRAVFALIIFLVALSETVGAENILGAFLAGVLVSLLAPNQEMIHKLDSFGYGFLIPIFFVMVGVELDVWTLFGDPKMLMLIPLLLIALLLSKLIPIYILKRWYDIKTVIASGFLLTSTLSLVIAAATIGERMDVITAEMSGTLILVAVITSIFTPVVFKKLFPQEAAEEKKLKVSFIGANQMTMPIYNELKSSLYEPALYHKKQEKAEKQIADSLFDIIEVDEFDIGNFEGTEAFESDIVVISTGDEETNATLSIAFKDKGVDRVICRMESPDMEETLREHDIELFSTILSSKALLRALIESPSVVNILTNQETALYEIRLKNEQFEGMMLRRFPFTGDVIFVRIFRGKDSIVPHGDTELHINDRLIVTGSKEYVDELKRELEFCEWC, encoded by the coding sequence ATGGAACATGGCGCATCAGTAGCATCGCTTGTCATTGTTATTCTTGCCGCTTTTATAACGCCGATTATACTGCATCGGCTGAAGGTTAATTTTATTCCGGTAGTGGTGGCCGAGATTCTTATTGGTTTAATTATCGGAAAAAGCGGCTTTGATATTGTCCATGAGGATATGTGGCTTGAAACTCTTTCGACACTTGGATTTATTTTTTTAATGTTCCTGAGCGGACTTGAGATTGACTTTACAGCTTTTTCTTCTTCAAAGAAGAGAGAAAAGCTGCCCAGCGGAAAACTTGAGCCAAATTCATTTGCAGTGTCTTCAATTGTTTTTATAGGAATATTTTTTGTTTCATTAGGACTGTCTTATGTATTTGTTTGGGCAGGATTCATTGATAATGCTTTTTTAATGACTTTAATAATATCCACCATCTCTCTGGGAGTTGTAGTTCCTACTCTTAAGGAAGCACACTTAATGAAAACAGGCATTGGCCAAATTATTCTTTTAATCGCAGTTATTGCAGATTTGGCTACAATGATTTTACTGGCTGTATTTGTATCTCTAAATGATAAAGGCGGAGGAAATACATGGCTGCTTCTAATCTTATTTGGAGTAGGCGTATTGCTGTATTTCCTCGGCAGAAGGTTTAAGAACCTTAATTTTCTTGAAGCGATGTCGACAGGAACAGTTCAGATTGGAACAAGAGCAGTATTTGCACTAATTATTTTTCTTGTGGCATTATCAGAAACAGTCGGGGCAGAAAATATTTTAGGTGCATTCCTTGCTGGGGTTCTTGTATCACTGCTGGCGCCAAATCAGGAAATGATCCATAAGCTGGATTCTTTTGGATACGGGTTCCTTATACCGATATTCTTTGTAATGGTAGGGGTAGAGCTCGACGTATGGACTTTGTTTGGAGACCCCAAGATGCTTATGCTTATACCATTGCTGCTGATTGCTCTGCTGCTGTCAAAGCTTATACCGATTTATATTTTAAAAAGATGGTATGATATCAAAACGGTTATCGCCTCAGGTTTCTTGTTAACGTCAACTCTTTCCCTTGTAATTGCTGCAGCAACAATAGGTGAAAGAATGGATGTTATAACTGCAGAAATGAGCGGCACATTAATTTTAGTTGCTGTCATAACAAGTATATTCACACCTGTTGTCTTTAAAAAGCTATTTCCTCAGGAAGCTGCTGAGGAGAAGAAGCTCAAAGTATCCTTTATTGGTGCAAACCAAATGACTATGCCGATCTATAATGAGCTTAAGTCATCCCTTTACGAGCCGGCTTTATATCATAAGAAGCAGGAAAAGGCGGAAAAGCAGATAGCGGACTCTTTGTTCGACATCATTGAAGTTGATGAGTTTGATATTGGAAATTTCGAAGGAACAGAGGCTTTTGAGTCTGATATTGTTGTAATCTCCACAGGGGATGAAGAGACAAATGCTACATTATCCATTGCTTTTAAAGATAAGGGAGTGGACCGTGTCATTTGCCGGATGGAAAGCCCTGATATGGAAGAAACGCTTCGGGAGCATGACATTGAATTGTTTTCAACTATTCTTTCCTCTAAGGCGCTGCTTCGTGCATTAATCGAGTCACCAAGCGTGGTGAACATATTAACGAACCAGGAGACTGCTTTATATGAAATCCGATTGAAGAATGAGCAGTTTGAAGGCATGATGCTTCGGAGATTCCCGTTTACGGGGGATGTAATATTCGTCCGGATATTTAGAGGAAAGGATTCCATTGTTCCTCACGGAGATACTGAACTGCATATCAATGATCGCTTGATTGTTACAGGATCTAAGGAATACGTTGATGAATTAAAACGTGAACTTGAATTTTGTGAATGGTGTTAG
- the fabI gene encoding enoyl-ACP reductase FabI, producing MTLSLNGKTFVVMGVANKRSIAWGIAKSLHDAGARLIFTYAGERLEKSVRELADSLEDAQSLVLPCDVTSDEDIAKCFSTIKEEAGVIHGIAHCIAFAHKEELQGEYMNTTRDGFLLAHNISSYSLTAVAKEARGLMAEGGSIVTLTYLGGEKVVKNYNVMGVAKASLDASVKYLANDLGKDGIRVNSISAGPIRTLSAKGISEFNSILKEIEEKAPLRKTTTPEEVGDTALFLFSSLSRGITGENIHVDSGYHII from the coding sequence ATGACTCTTTCTTTAAATGGAAAAACATTCGTCGTAATGGGTGTAGCTAATAAAAGAAGCATTGCATGGGGAATTGCCAAATCCCTTCATGATGCTGGTGCCCGTTTAATCTTTACATATGCGGGAGAAAGACTGGAGAAAAGTGTTCGTGAATTGGCTGATTCATTGGAGGATGCCCAATCATTAGTGCTTCCATGTGATGTAACAAGTGATGAAGACATCGCAAAATGTTTCAGCACAATTAAGGAGGAAGCGGGTGTAATTCATGGGATAGCCCATTGCATCGCCTTTGCCCATAAGGAAGAACTTCAGGGCGAATACATGAACACAACAAGAGACGGGTTCCTGCTGGCTCACAATATCAGTTCTTATTCGCTGACTGCTGTTGCAAAGGAAGCAAGGGGATTAATGGCAGAAGGCGGAAGCATTGTGACTCTCACATACCTTGGCGGTGAAAAGGTTGTGAAGAATTATAATGTTATGGGTGTGGCAAAAGCATCCCTTGATGCAAGCGTCAAATATTTGGCTAACGACCTTGGAAAGGATGGAATCCGAGTTAATTCCATTTCAGCCGGTCCAATCAGGACTCTTTCTGCTAAAGGAATAAGCGAATTTAATTCGATTCTTAAAGAAATTGAAGAAAAAGCTCCGCTCCGCAAAACCACAACTCCTGAAGAAGTAGGAGATACTGCTCTATTCTTATTCAGCAGTCTGTCGAGAGGAATAACGGGTGAAAATATTCACGTAGACTCCGGTTATCATATCATTTAA
- a CDS encoding CotO family spore coat protein gives MTEKREKEPLFYIQQPNFQIPENRMQTIYSSRKAEQERKQKENLLDFAVPKEVQKVPEEKVEKTAGQMEVQEAIEEFESGREEKKGASFAFTTEKRKPSFNRVKSFKEMDTLERLDYLIDFPKQLPPIPCTFETGEKAIRGFLVSKNEEWIEVKLFDERIEKINLQSLNAIKMIGLRR, from the coding sequence GTGACTGAGAAAAGAGAAAAGGAGCCGCTATTCTATATACAGCAGCCTAATTTTCAAATTCCTGAAAACAGGATGCAAACAATCTATTCGAGCAGGAAAGCAGAGCAGGAACGAAAACAAAAGGAAAACCTGCTTGATTTCGCTGTCCCTAAAGAGGTACAAAAGGTGCCGGAAGAAAAAGTCGAAAAGACTGCTGGGCAAATGGAGGTGCAGGAAGCAATTGAAGAGTTTGAATCCGGGAGAGAAGAGAAAAAAGGTGCATCCTTTGCTTTTACGACAGAAAAAAGAAAACCATCTTTCAATCGAGTAAAGAGTTTTAAGGAAATGGACACACTTGAGCGTCTGGATTATTTAATTGATTTCCCAAAACAGCTTCCGCCCATACCATGCACATTTGAAACAGGGGAAAAGGCAATAAGGGGATTTCTTGTTTCAAAAAATGAAGAATGGATTGAGGTAAAGTTATTTGATGAACGTATTGAGAAAATAAATCTGCAATCTTTAAATGCAATCAAAATGATCGGCCTAAGAAGGTAA
- a CDS encoding CotY/CotZ family spore coat protein encodes MGCGKKDDFKGKSCVCEVVRAIKDIQDNAEDVCECPSNCFLEPLGAISPSNRKRHKRPDTRVFTLKTADGSPFHAFFTGNDCACVSIFFRVEEVFDNCCAVLRVLEPINRKPGPDKTVNLVDDCCIDLKKVCEVDYFRSTNDCVTVDLTCFCAVQCIADVDLDICED; translated from the coding sequence ATGGGTTGTGGAAAAAAAGACGACTTCAAAGGCAAAAGCTGTGTATGTGAAGTAGTTCGTGCTATAAAAGATATTCAAGATAACGCAGAAGATGTGTGCGAATGCCCTTCAAACTGTTTCCTGGAGCCGCTTGGAGCGATTTCACCTTCAAACAGAAAGCGGCATAAGCGCCCGGATACACGCGTATTCACACTAAAAACAGCAGATGGGTCACCATTCCATGCATTCTTTACAGGAAATGACTGTGCTTGTGTATCAATCTTCTTTAGAGTAGAAGAAGTATTTGATAACTGCTGTGCAGTGCTTCGCGTTCTAGAGCCAATTAACAGAAAACCTGGCCCGGACAAAACAGTAAACCTTGTTGATGACTGCTGCATCGACTTGAAAAAGGTTTGCGAAGTTGACTACTTCCGCAGTACAAATGACTGCGTAACTGTTGACTTAACATGCTTCTGCGCTGTTCAATGTATTGCCGATGTTGACCTGGATATTTGCGAAGACTAA
- a CDS encoding DUF1360 domain-containing protein has product MDITPMELLILALASFRLTRLIVFDKITVFLRKPFLEEVEETDENGEMEVYWIVKEGRVRGFFGELLSCYWCTGVWSALFLYASYYFYASFAAPVLLILAVAGLAAIIETLMQKLID; this is encoded by the coding sequence GTGGACATAACACCTATGGAGCTGCTGATTTTGGCTCTTGCAAGCTTCAGGCTGACCAGACTGATTGTATTTGATAAAATTACTGTTTTTTTGCGAAAGCCTTTTCTGGAAGAAGTGGAAGAAACAGATGAGAACGGGGAAATGGAAGTTTATTGGATTGTGAAAGAAGGAAGGGTGCGTGGATTCTTCGGGGAGCTTCTAAGCTGTTATTGGTGTACTGGCGTGTGGAGTGCCTTATTTTTATATGCTTCCTATTATTTCTATGCATCCTTTGCAGCTCCGGTGCTGCTCATTTTAGCGGTTGCCGGACTGGCTGCCATTATAGAAACTCTTATGCAAAAGCTGATTGATTAG
- a CDS encoding YhcN/YlaJ family sporulation lipoprotein, with protein sequence MKKKLLLFIAFSLILLSGCSGDGKVTESDLALLKTTHPPAVLIDKNTKENLDLVENIEHDVEKMKELYDVAVVKSNGDTLVAYKVKHLQRFHMKKIEKEMTKMLEEKYPDENFIVSSDYKIFIEAVELQEKMKDPDFTDKKAKKKLDKIIKLKNEMT encoded by the coding sequence ATGAAAAAGAAACTTTTATTGTTTATTGCATTTTCACTTATCTTATTATCAGGCTGCAGCGGAGACGGAAAGGTGACGGAAAGCGACCTTGCGCTCCTCAAAACGACCCATCCCCCTGCTGTATTAATTGATAAAAATACAAAGGAAAATTTGGATTTAGTTGAAAACATTGAGCATGATGTTGAAAAAATGAAAGAACTTTATGATGTTGCTGTTGTCAAAAGCAATGGGGATACACTTGTTGCTTATAAAGTGAAGCACTTGCAGCGATTCCACATGAAAAAAATTGAAAAGGAAATGACAAAAATGCTTGAGGAGAAATACCCTGATGAGAACTTCATTGTTTCAAGCGATTATAAAATCTTTATTGAGGCAGTAGAACTCCAGGAAAAAATGAAAGATCCCGATTTTACAGACAAAAAGGCTAAAAAGAAACTTGATAAAATCATTAAGCTTAAAAATGAAATGACATAG
- the spoVAC gene encoding stage V sporulation protein AC translates to MSKKANKTPEQQQYEQLEQKHELKRPILKNCIRAFWVGGLICVVGQAITYFYIYFFNFTEQTAGNPTVATMIFISMLLTGFGVYDRLGQFGGAGSAVPVTGFGNAVISAAIEHRTEGFVLGVGGNMFKLAGSVILFGVFSAFVVALIKTLLIMWGVI, encoded by the coding sequence ATGAGTAAAAAAGCAAATAAAACACCTGAACAGCAGCAATATGAGCAGCTTGAGCAAAAACATGAGCTGAAGCGCCCGATCTTGAAAAATTGTATTCGTGCTTTCTGGGTAGGAGGGCTTATCTGTGTTGTCGGACAGGCAATCACTTATTTTTATATCTACTTTTTTAACTTCACGGAACAGACAGCTGGAAATCCAACAGTTGCTACCATGATTTTTATCTCCATGCTGCTGACAGGTTTTGGCGTTTATGACCGATTGGGCCAGTTTGGCGGAGCAGGCAGCGCAGTTCCTGTAACTGGTTTTGGAAATGCTGTGATTTCAGCGGCTATTGAGCATCGTACGGAAGGTTTTGTACTGGGAGTAGGCGGGAACATGTTCAAGCTTGCTGGGTCGGTTATTCTATTTGGAGTGTTTTCGGCTTTTGTAGTGGCCCTGATTAAAACGTTATTAATTATGTGGGGGGTTATTTAA